aagctaTTCTGAAACACCACAGCAGAAAATGTTCTCTTGGAATACCACGATAATGGAGTCCACTAATGGGCCTCTTTGGTTTTTAGGAAGAAATAAATCTAAAGATGCTAAATCTTGGCCAGTAAAGTGTATGTGGAATCATCAGAACTTAAGACTTTATGGGTTGTGAACATAATCTCTAGGTGTTGCACATTCTTCACTGTGGACAATGTTACCCTCGCTGATGGGACTGTTCCACAAAATCAATAAGTGTGGCACTACCGTCAAATCTGATACACTGAGTAGACAATTTTAAATGACAACATAAGCCTAATATTGTGTTGAGCCCCTGCAAACATGCAGAAAAGCTGCAACATGACtttgcatggactctactaatatctgaagttgtgttggagggaacagacaccataaatcctgcagggctgtccataaatctgtaaagagtatgaggaggtggagaccttttctgaacagcatgttgcaaggcatcccagatatggtcaataagcttcatgtctggggagtttggtgagcaGCAGAAgtattttaactcagaagagtgttcctggagccacactgtagcaattctgggcatgtggggtgtctgaattgtcctgctggaattgcccaagtccatcggaatgcacaatagacataaatggatgcaggtgatcagacaggatgcttacgtatgtcatctgccagagccgtatctagatgtatcagaggtaccatatcactccaactgcagacattACAGAgcccctccagcttgaacagtcccctgctgacatgcagggtccactgattcatgatgttgtctctatacccgtatacgtccatccgcttgatacaatctgaaatgagactcatccgacaaggcaacatgtttccagtcatcaacagtacaatgtcagtgttgatgggcccagacgaggtgtaaagcacTGTTGTGCAGTCCTCAAAGGTACATGAGTggccctttggctccgaaagcccatattgatgatgttttgttgactagtttgcatgctgacacttgctgaaggcccagcactgaaatctgcagcaatttgtggaagggttgcacttctgtcacgttgaacgattctcttcattcgtcattggccccattcttgcaggatcttatttcAGCCGCAGCACtgttggaatttaaaaaaaaaaaaaatttttaccgtatttctgatattcacagtacactctagACACGGCcatacaggaaaatcctcacttcatcactacctcggaaatgctgtgacaGGTTGCTCGTTTGTCGACTACAACACCACAATCAAACTCACTTAGaacatgataacctgccattgtggtagcagtaactgatctaacaactgcaccagacaattGTCATATCGGAACTGCCGACCACAGTGCTGTtattctgcccatttacatatctctgtatttgaatatgcatgcctatagcaatttctttggtgctttagtgcATAATCTCTTGGGGACGAGAGTCATTCTGGAAACCTTTTAGGCGGCAGGCACTCTTTTCCCATCGTACTGTATCAGAATATTTCCCATCACCATTAATTTTATCTTTCagctgccccccctccccacctcaaaCTATTATTATATAAATATACGTATTCAGTATTTTACACATTTTATGCACTGGCAACATACATTATTCAATAGATGGAAACAACAGATGTCTACGATATGAATCTCCACAATGAGAATTTCTCATTCATGCAGCATCCAGTAAAGAGGAAACAGGTATAGGGCTGCTCTCCTACTACATTTACACctatactcttcaaaccactgaCGCGCATAACAGGAGGTACTTTCTCCTGtagcagttattagggcttcttcctttACCATTCACATATGAAGCATTAGAAGAATAACTTTACCTAGATTCGATtcccttacccttttctcacaattAAAAATACAGACTGCTGAAAGTCTAACATGTTCTTAGAATGTTTTCTGGAAGTGTAACACCCTAAAAATGTATAATGGCATATCGTTAGAGAAATTTGAAGCTTTACAATGGCTTATATTGTGAAAGTTGACTTTATTTCAATGCAATTTCATATTATTGAAGTAGTCATTACGAGAAAGGAGTCTGAAATTGATATACCTTTGCCTCGAACTCTTTAAACTGCCTCTCTCTTTCTTGCCTGTATTTCTCAATTTCTTCCTGTGCTTCTTCCTTGGCCTGTTTCAACCTGCGTGCTTTTCCTGCGAATGTAAAGATGAAACCTCATTAACAAGCAAATGAGATAGTATACTACTTATTCTTTAAATTCAAACCATTCACTCAACCAATCGAGGTCACGCCCCCTTCAGTAAGGTGTTCTTGCTAAAATAAAGAGACAAAAAGTCTCAAAAGTTTGCAAGACGGTATTTCTCATTTTTACTTACGTTTCCTCGCTTCTGAAACCTTCTCTGCAGCTCTTTTTTCAGCTGCTAGGAGCTGTTGAATTCCCTGTGTCTGGCTTGCCATTTTCCTGCACTTACAGATCGATCATATGACTCAAAGTCAAAGAGAGATAAAGCAGCATAATCGTTCCTTATTTCAACAATGTACGGCGCTACAGTCGCCTTGCCACAGATCGTATTGTGGCAAgtgataataaatattttaagaaaagtaataaacatTCAGTGCAAACGAAAATAATATCAGGTAcacaaattgttgcaaataaatGAACACAATAAAGctaactgaaatatattttcaataataataatgcataTCAGAGAAAAAAAAACTCTTAAGGCATTTATATTTTATCATAACATATTTTTCGTCGTATTGTATTCATATATTCATACAGTAAATATTGAAGAGTATCGTATCTAATGGCAATATTGTCAACTCACAGCCTTTGTGATGCTGATTTGTTTACATATAGTTATAAGTGATATATCTATCTGGTGACTTGGATCTCTCAAAATACGTACATTTGTTGAAGTGccttaataaataattaaaagtgctactgtgtgtgtgtgtgtgtgtgtttttttttgtttgttacaaaAGCTGTAACTTAAAAACATATTCTGCCAAAGTTATTTGTGTACATGTTAGGTATGTAAAAGGCGAAAATTTTAAAAGGCAGTAAGGTAATTAAACAAGATGTCCGAAAGAATCAGGCGTAGAGAGACAACTTCTGGCGAGTCTGAAGGATTGTCAGAAAGCTCTTTCGATGGTCTGGACGTCAAGAAAGGCTCAGAAGGAGTAAGTatgaaaaactaatttatttaaatttttcatcaTATGTTGACGAATAGAAACATTACTAGACGTCAGCGAATATCTACCAAATAAAGTGTATATAGGTCGGAAGTGTAAAATTTGGATGAACCTTTCTTGAATTATAGACACAGAACATTACTAAACAGTAAGGGTTGCCATCGAAAATGCAGTGTTTTGTTAAGTTCCCCAAGCGGCGTAGTTTATTTTTCTGTCAGAGCCATGTGGCAGAACACGCAAGTCTAGCACCGACGCGTTGCTTCGCTTTCAAGAAATTTTTTTGTTAGAAATCAGAATCAGAAGCACAAGAATTGGAGTCCCATTGTGTTCTTTACGTCCATGGCGTATGAGAATCTTATTTTGTAAATTGCCAGACGTGGCCTCGATCAAATCAGCTTTTTTCAGGTGTGAATTTTAAATGAATTAATTGAGAGCATCTGGTAACATAAAGGGAGTTAGATCTGAAGAGTTCTTTTTATAACTTGCCTGATTAAGGAATCAGTTTTTAGAGTTAGCGTAGATGTATAGAAATATTCAATTTGTCACAATATTTCTTTGAACAAAATATTTGTGTGCCCATTTAGACAATGAGGAACGCCACTAATGCAGCATAATTTGAGTCAGTAGCAGAACCCTTCCTGAAATTCAAACCGTCTTTTCCAATTAAAGCTCAAGGGGTTTATGAACAATGCACTGAAAACTCTCCCATATTCAGTTAGGTCCTACAGAAGTTTCTAGTCAATTACAGGTTTTTGACTGCACATGTTTGCATTAATGGTGGAGAAAGAGTGCACCACTGAAGGAAGATAATGTAATAGAGATTTTGGCTCGTTAATTTTGCGGGAAATATATTGGGGTTGTGTAGATCATTCACATTGTCCATTGCCCGTTTTACTAACACGTTTCAAAGGAAAATTTGTTATATAGACTGCAAAACTATTGTTGAATAAGGCAAACTGCAAGACCTGGTAGTTGATAGGTTTTCCTATCTTGTGCCCAAGAAAATGTTCAAGCCCAATAATTAACATTCCCCGTGCTCTGAGAAGCCCAAgtaactgtttttgtttttttttgtttttttttttttaattatttatttatattcagaaAATCAGTAAGTTGTATGCTGGCACTCACAATTGAGTTTACAACTGCAATTTATACTGAGTGTGCTTTTCACTCCATGTCCATTCCTGGTCTCTGATCACATAGTGGTGgattggggagggagggaggtgaatTGAAGAGAAACACAATGGGCCTACAAAACTATAACAACTGTAAGGGATGACCACATACTAATGAGGGTatgacgtgttttttttttttttttttttttttttttttttttttttttttttggggggggggtgtttatAAGAGCCTGCTGGCCAATATTCCTCCAGCAGTAGCGCCTCACCACCTCTGGAAACGATAACAGGTCGCAGCAGTCGGTGTCGCTACTGGACGGTGGTGACTTCATGCATTCTGCTCTGTCATCAGCTTTTGAAGGAGCCCTGCCAGAGCTGTAGTATTGCCCAAGTTTACCTTTCAGAGGACCTGACTAGCTTTTTCCACCTCATCAGCTTCCTGAATAAATATTGTTGCATTCTGAATAT
This portion of the Schistocerca nitens isolate TAMUIC-IGC-003100 chromosome 7, iqSchNite1.1, whole genome shotgun sequence genome encodes:
- the LOC126195198 gene encoding V-type proton ATPase subunit G, whose translation is MASQTQGIQQLLAAEKRAAEKVSEARKRKARRLKQAKEEAQEEIEKYRQERERQFKEFEAKHMGSREDRAAQIEAETKVKIAEMEKSVNQRKEKLIERILELVYDIKPELHKNFRAAK